A stretch of Bacillus pseudomycoides DNA encodes these proteins:
- a CDS encoding undecaprenyl-diphosphatase translates to MNYKMFRAINRLAGRNSTLDTFMIFISQKTRFLYIFLLALMWFRNNSYKKIILFAGVSVGFSLCINRFIQLFYFKPRPFVIHRVRLLIPSKNNSSFPSKHTAVAFALATSVLLRKRLFGSIMWFLAILTGFSRIWLGHHYPFDIIGSAFIGILTSIAIDNTTYLFNSFVTWIINVYRKLIFVDLRHS, encoded by the coding sequence ATGAATTACAAAATGTTTAGGGCTATCAATCGTCTAGCTGGTCGTAATTCAACCTTGGATACATTTATGATCTTTATTTCACAAAAGACTCGATTCCTGTACATTTTTTTATTAGCCTTAATGTGGTTTAGAAACAATTCCTACAAAAAAATTATTTTATTTGCAGGGGTATCAGTAGGGTTCTCATTATGTATAAACCGTTTTATCCAGCTCTTTTATTTTAAACCTCGTCCGTTTGTTATACATCGTGTGCGTTTACTTATTCCATCAAAGAATAATTCTTCATTTCCTAGTAAACATACAGCCGTAGCATTTGCCTTAGCAACCTCCGTCTTACTTCGCAAACGTTTATTTGGATCAATCATGTGGTTTTTAGCAATTTTGACAGGTTTCTCACGTATTTGGCTAGGACATCATTATCCATTTGATATAATAGGAAGTGCTTTCATAGGAATCTTAACCAGTATAGCTATTGACAATACTACATATTTATTTAATTCTTTTGTTACCTGGATTATAAATGTATATAGAAAATTAATTTTTGTGGATTTGAGACACTCCTAA
- a CDS encoding DUF2238 domain-containing protein codes for MIRDKSKMIHLFLLLVVTAVFIWSVIKPAGYLAWAAEAIPAVLGLIIIIATYNKFRLTTLSYIIIVILAIIMFVGGHYTYSKVPLFNWIKDTFDLNRNHYDRFGHLIKGLFTIVIREILLRKTQLAKGPWLVTISISISLAIAALYEIIEWLAFKITKGGKAAKNFLGMQGDMWDAQWDMSLALVGSILALLTLSTLHNRLLKKN; via the coding sequence GTGATAAGAGACAAAAGTAAAATGATTCATCTATTTTTATTATTGGTTGTTACCGCAGTTTTTATATGGTCTGTTATTAAACCTGCAGGATATTTAGCATGGGCGGCGGAGGCTATTCCTGCCGTACTCGGTCTGATTATCATTATTGCAACGTACAATAAGTTTCGTCTCACCACACTCTCTTATATCATCATTGTAATACTAGCCATTATAATGTTCGTCGGCGGTCATTACACATACTCAAAGGTTCCTCTTTTTAATTGGATAAAAGATACTTTTGATTTAAATCGAAATCACTACGATCGATTTGGACATTTGATAAAAGGCTTATTTACAATTGTGATAAGAGAAATATTATTACGGAAAACTCAACTAGCCAAAGGACCTTGGTTAGTTACGATTAGTATAAGTATTTCGCTTGCTATTGCTGCATTATACGAAATCATCGAATGGCTAGCTTTTAAAATAACAAAGGGAGGAAAAGCGGCTAAGAACTTTTTAGGTATGCAAGGCGATATGTGGGATGCACAATGGGATATGTCACTTGCCTTAGTGGGTTCGATTCTTGCGTTACTCACCCTTTCAACACTACATAATCGGCTGTTAAAAAAGAACTAA
- a CDS encoding alpha/beta fold hydrolase, with amino-acid sequence MPMLNVDGSSLYYTVKGKGIPVVFIHPPVLTCVNFEYQIEELSQKFKVIAFDIRGHGRSQYSKQPITYPLIAEDIRRLLDHLKVEKAFICGYSTGSSVALEFLLTYAERALGGILIGGMSEVRGGYLKNKISLGVKLAKTGAVSFLALSISWGNANTHKLFRMMFKEARKGNAENIEQYYRYSLHYNCTSQLRNIQLPVLLVYGKKDKSFYAHAKLLHEKLPCNELKFIDNVKHQIPTKAAKGLNEMIKQFVFNHTEMNRGETFSLPVKK; translated from the coding sequence ATGCCAATGTTGAATGTGGACGGTAGTAGTCTGTATTATACCGTTAAGGGAAAAGGGATTCCTGTTGTTTTTATTCATCCTCCTGTACTTACTTGTGTGAATTTTGAGTACCAAATAGAGGAATTATCCCAAAAGTTTAAGGTGATTGCTTTTGATATTAGAGGGCATGGAAGGAGTCAGTATTCAAAACAACCGATAACCTATCCACTGATTGCCGAAGATATTAGACGTTTATTGGATCATTTGAAAGTCGAAAAAGCATTCATATGCGGATATTCGACCGGTAGCTCTGTCGCATTAGAATTTTTGTTAACTTACGCGGAAAGGGCATTAGGAGGGATTCTAATCGGAGGAATGTCAGAAGTGAGGGGTGGATATCTAAAGAATAAGATTTCACTAGGCGTGAAGCTAGCGAAAACAGGGGCAGTTTCATTTTTAGCATTGTCTATTTCATGGGGCAATGCAAACACACATAAATTGTTCAGAATGATGTTTAAAGAAGCTCGAAAAGGAAATGCCGAAAATATCGAGCAGTATTATCGTTATAGTTTGCATTATAATTGTACCAGTCAACTGAGAAATATTCAGCTTCCGGTTTTGTTGGTTTATGGTAAGAAAGATAAATCATTTTATGCTCATGCGAAATTACTACATGAAAAATTACCATGTAATGAATTAAAATTCATTGATAACGTAAAGCATCAAATTCCTACAAAAGCAGCGAAGGGGTTAAATGAAATGATTAAGCAGTTTGTTTTTAACCATACCGAGATGAATAGAGGAGAAACTTTTTCTTTACCTGTAAAAAAGTAG
- a CDS encoding MGDG synthase family glycosyltransferase, which produces MEQNSTQRTILFLPFLQIPSGHHQVAHALMEGIQKDQINIKCDQVDILSYSYGRIEALVSNVYLKWIKVFPDFYNWIYQNSVYKNVEENKRYRLYELLFVPFMRRLIRDKQPDLIICTHALPSYILNYLKEKDELKTPVINVYTDYFIHSCWGIKNIDFHFVPSHHMKEFLKKKGVNDEQIFITGIPIHNKIKKQKEYIMNTASSAWSALITGGSLGVGAIEDLIHKIGMETKIHFYVLCGKNANLYQKLQQLQRDNITPLKYITCREKMNQLYDQIDAIVTKPGGVTISESLFKRKPIFIYHVLPGQEEINLQQLKKLGVIFYLNKWKDEKETLEEQIYSFFQNKNQVQRYQERITEYHRQLITKEPSQIIKEVITNR; this is translated from the coding sequence ATGGAACAAAATTCAACACAAAGGACCATCTTGTTTTTGCCATTTTTGCAGATTCCATCAGGCCATCACCAAGTTGCACATGCATTAATGGAAGGAATACAAAAGGATCAAATCAATATAAAATGTGATCAAGTAGATATTCTCTCGTATAGTTACGGAAGAATAGAAGCATTGGTTTCAAATGTTTATTTAAAATGGATTAAAGTATTCCCTGATTTTTATAATTGGATATACCAAAACTCTGTCTACAAAAATGTCGAAGAGAACAAACGTTATCGATTATATGAACTTCTGTTTGTACCATTCATGAGAAGATTAATAAGAGATAAACAACCGGATCTGATCATTTGCACTCATGCTTTGCCTTCATACATATTAAATTATTTGAAAGAAAAAGATGAACTGAAAACACCAGTTATAAATGTATATACAGATTATTTCATTCATAGTTGTTGGGGCATTAAAAATATTGATTTTCATTTTGTACCGTCTCATCATATGAAGGAGTTTTTAAAAAAGAAGGGTGTAAACGATGAACAGATTTTTATAACAGGAATTCCTATTCATAATAAAATAAAAAAACAAAAAGAATATATAATGAACACTGCTTCTTCTGCATGGTCAGCTTTAATCACTGGTGGAAGTTTAGGAGTCGGTGCAATAGAAGATTTGATCCACAAAATAGGAATGGAAACAAAAATTCACTTTTATGTGCTATGCGGAAAAAATGCTAATTTATATCAAAAACTTCAGCAATTACAGCGAGATAACATCACACCTTTAAAATATATTACATGTAGGGAAAAAATGAACCAACTCTACGATCAAATAGATGCAATCGTTACAAAACCTGGAGGAGTAACAATAAGTGAAAGTTTATTTAAAAGAAAACCTATTTTTATTTATCATGTACTACCAGGGCAAGAGGAAATTAATTTACAACAACTAAAAAAGTTAGGTGTGATTTTCTATTTAAATAAATGGAAAGATGAAAAAGAGACACTTGAGGAGCAAATATATTCCTTTTTTCAAAATAAAAATCAGGTCCAACGTTATCAGGAACGTATAACAGAATATCATCGACAGCTTATTACGAAAGAACCTTCACAAATTATAAAGGAAGTAATAACGAATAGATAA
- a CDS encoding metallophosphoesterase — MKILLLSVLFIILFYLFKKAHKNTTDVVINKVQINQKQIHGHDPILNILHLSDMHLENISISPAQLYEKLKAESIDLIALTGDFLDRKRTISKLAPYLEVLSQLHAKHGIYAVFGNHDYVLREKDLQKLKETLEQYGCKVMQNENHVIYVQGKRVNIIGVDDFSTKRSDLTASYRGIKQGTNVVLTHDPNIVLHMNEYHFDYLLAGHFHGGQICYPKAYHLAKMGKLARMNVIKGLHMQDGKPFYISEGLGQTGVNIRVGSRPEITLHQLSISTTIKNKELPAV, encoded by the coding sequence TTGAAAATTTTATTACTATCCGTTTTATTTATTATTCTCTTCTATCTATTCAAAAAAGCTCACAAAAACACGACCGATGTCGTGATAAATAAAGTTCAAATAAATCAAAAGCAAATTCACGGACATGATCCGATACTAAATATTCTCCACCTTTCTGATATGCATCTCGAAAACATCTCCATTTCCCCAGCTCAGCTTTACGAAAAATTAAAAGCTGAATCAATTGATTTGATTGCACTTACTGGAGATTTTCTTGACCGTAAACGTACGATTTCTAAACTCGCTCCATATTTAGAGGTATTAAGTCAATTACACGCAAAGCATGGTATATACGCTGTTTTTGGTAACCATGATTATGTATTACGTGAAAAGGACTTACAAAAATTAAAAGAAACACTTGAACAATATGGCTGCAAGGTTATGCAAAATGAAAACCATGTTATTTATGTTCAAGGTAAACGTGTAAATATTATTGGTGTTGATGATTTTAGTACGAAACGTAGTGATTTAACAGCTTCTTATAGAGGGATTAAACAGGGCACGAATGTAGTATTAACCCATGATCCAAATATTGTACTTCATATGAATGAATATCATTTTGACTATTTACTAGCTGGACATTTTCATGGTGGTCAAATTTGTTATCCAAAAGCTTATCACCTTGCGAAAATGGGTAAACTTGCAAGAATGAACGTTATAAAAGGACTTCATATGCAAGATGGAAAACCTTTTTATATTAGTGAAGGACTAGGTCAAACAGGAGTAAATATTCGAGTTGGAAGTCGACCAGAAATTACATTGCATCAATTATCAATATCAACAACAATTAAGAATAAAGAACTACCCGCAGTATAA
- a CDS encoding DUF1657 domain-containing protein: MTVITKLKQTISGLKSAQACLEGFVLDTDNQQAKQLYQNAAQQTQTIIDSLEPRVQEVQQEEPQFNQ, translated from the coding sequence ATGACAGTAATTACTAAGCTTAAACAAACTATTTCTGGATTAAAAAGTGCTCAAGCATGTTTAGAAGGATTTGTTCTTGATACTGACAATCAGCAAGCAAAACAACTGTATCAAAATGCAGCTCAGCAAACACAAACAATTATTGATTCTTTAGAACCACGTGTTCAGGAGGTTCAACAAGAGGAACCTCAGTTTAATCAATAA
- a CDS encoding DinB family protein gives MSSYFFENGLHGENAHVDPLEVFEGLRWEMAGEKPANCPYSVWQILNHMIFWQDFYLAYLKGRVPNHPEHDEDSWPDETAPSYKTEWSDTLFLFSKGLKEAENEAKKDLKELKDAGLKRTRGDLLATLMAHNSYHTGQVALIRQLIGEWPPPSW, from the coding sequence ATGTCATCCTATTTCTTTGAAAACGGGTTACATGGGGAAAATGCTCATGTTGACCCCTTGGAGGTGTTTGAGGGTTTACGGTGGGAGATGGCTGGGGAAAAACCCGCAAACTGTCCATATTCAGTGTGGCAGATTCTAAACCATATGATTTTTTGGCAAGATTTCTATCTTGCCTACCTTAAAGGTAGGGTGCCCAATCATCCAGAACATGACGAAGACTCATGGCCCGATGAAACAGCTCCGTCATATAAAACCGAGTGGAGTGACACTCTTTTTCTATTCAGTAAGGGGCTAAAGGAAGCTGAAAACGAAGCAAAAAAAGATTTAAAGGAACTGAAAGACGCGGGATTGAAAAGGACTCGTGGTGACCTTTTAGCCACTCTTATGGCACACAACAGTTATCATACCGGACAGGTAGCACTGATTCGGCAATTAATTGGGGAATGGCCTCCACCTTCTTGGTGA
- a CDS encoding CPBP family intramembrane glutamic endopeptidase encodes MTIEKYRHPILFYVLSIVIPWVLWFIAAYISHIEPSSHVYVIVESILGIIGLASPMIVAFILMFLDSDLRNDLLKRLFHFNAIKPFYIIVTCFLMVASILLAQAISLLFGYSPSQFSLAGKFSFSAGLFPAWFLLFVAPLLEELAWHSYGTDCLRKRFNLFTVSIIFAVFWAFWHFPLSFIKDYYQNNLVETGVIYSINFSLSLIPFVILMNWLYYKTGRNIIIPIIFHITAGFFNEVFATHPMSKVIQTVLLLILSIVIVIKERDFFFKLEYQEK; translated from the coding sequence ATGACAATTGAGAAATATCGACATCCAATTTTGTTCTATGTTTTATCAATTGTAATTCCGTGGGTATTGTGGTTTATTGCTGCATACATAAGTCATATTGAGCCAAGTAGTCATGTATATGTTATCGTAGAAAGTATATTAGGAATTATTGGATTAGCAAGTCCCATGATAGTTGCCTTTATTTTGATGTTTTTAGACTCTGACTTACGAAACGATTTGTTAAAAAGGCTCTTTCATTTCAATGCGATAAAACCATTTTATATTATTGTGACATGTTTTCTTATGGTTGCGAGCATTCTTCTCGCACAAGCAATTTCTTTGCTTTTCGGATATAGCCCTTCTCAATTTTCCTTAGCAGGAAAATTTTCGTTTTCGGCAGGTCTGTTTCCAGCATGGTTTTTGCTTTTTGTTGCTCCGTTACTAGAAGAGTTGGCTTGGCACTCGTATGGCACGGACTGTTTACGAAAACGGTTTAATCTGTTTACTGTATCTATTATTTTTGCTGTATTCTGGGCTTTTTGGCACTTTCCTCTATCCTTTATTAAGGATTATTATCAAAACAATCTGGTTGAAACAGGGGTCATATATTCTATCAACTTTTCGTTGAGTCTTATTCCTTTTGTGATTTTGATGAACTGGTTGTACTATAAAACGGGACGGAATATTATCATTCCCATCATTTTTCATATTACGGCTGGTTTTTTCAACGAAGTGTTTGCAACACACCCCATGAGCAAAGTCATACAAACCGTTCTTTTGCTTATTTTATCCATCGTAATTGTAATAAAAGAACGTGATTTCTTTTTCAAGTTAGAATATCAAGAAAAATAA
- a CDS encoding HBL/NHE enterotoxin family protein — protein MIKKLPYKLLAVSTFLTMTTTYAVTPVATFASEIEQTNSGDMSLSANEEKMKKALQDAGVFAKFMTDYSCLLINNPDVNFEGIIINGYADLPIKIVQDQQNAREHAVTWDTQIKGQLLDTLTGIIEYDTTFDNHYGTLVEAINTGNGDTFKKGITDLRGEIQQNEEYAQQLIQELTKLKDDIGQDVRAFGSDKDLLQSILKNQGAAVEDDQKHLNEVLAEINYQKDIESKGLTMVKIPFFPVMISGGIMIGDARSKLSTLEPKLAQLRQTVDYKLTLNRVVGVAFNNIDQMHSAIDNALKSLTFMYDQWSDLDRQYGSILQFIDKASEKADQNKFKFLLPNLNAAKDSWKTVRTDAFTLKEGIKELKMQPVTPQK, from the coding sequence ATGATAAAAAAACTCCCTTACAAACTACTCGCTGTATCAACGTTTTTAACTATGACAACCACTTATGCAGTCACACCAGTAGCAACTTTTGCAAGTGAAATTGAACAAACTAACAGTGGAGATATGTCTCTTTCAGCAAATGAAGAGAAGATGAAAAAAGCTTTGCAAGATGCTGGGGTATTTGCAAAATTTATGACTGACTATTCTTGTTTGTTAATTAATAATCCAGATGTGAATTTTGAAGGGATTATTATTAATGGGTATGCAGATTTACCTATTAAAATTGTACAAGATCAACAGAATGCAAGAGAACATGCTGTTACATGGGATACGCAAATAAAAGGACAGCTTTTAGATACATTGACAGGCATTATTGAATACGATACAACATTTGACAATCATTATGGAACATTAGTAGAGGCGATTAATACAGGGAATGGAGATACTTTTAAAAAAGGGATTACAGATTTACGAGGTGAAATTCAACAAAACGAAGAGTATGCACAACAATTAATACAAGAATTAACTAAGTTAAAAGACGATATTGGACAAGATGTTAGAGCATTTGGAAGCGATAAAGATCTCTTGCAGTCGATTTTAAAAAACCAAGGAGCTGCGGTTGAGGACGATCAAAAGCATCTAAATGAAGTTTTAGCGGAAATAAACTATCAGAAAGACATAGAATCTAAAGGATTGACAATGGTGAAAATCCCCTTTTTTCCTGTAATGATTTCTGGTGGTATAATGATCGGTGATGCAAGAAGTAAGTTATCAACTTTAGAGCCGAAATTAGCACAATTACGTCAGACTGTAGATTATAAGCTAACATTAAATCGTGTAGTTGGAGTTGCGTTTAATAATATTGATCAAATGCATAGTGCGATTGATAATGCTCTTAAATCCCTTACTTTTATGTACGACCAATGGAGTGATTTAGATCGTCAATATGGATCGATTCTACAATTTATTGATAAGGCATCTGAAAAAGCTGATCAAAATAAATTTAAATTCTTACTACCCAACTTGAATGCAGCTAAAGACAGTTGGAAAACAGTAAGAACAGATGCGTTCACATTAAAAGAAGGAATAAAAGAATTAAAAATGCAGCCCGTTACTCCACAAAAATAA
- a CDS encoding HBL/NHE enterotoxin family protein has translation MMKKIPYKLLVASALLTMTTTTVVSPVATFASEIEQTNNGDTSLSANEAKMKEALQKAGLFAKSMNAYSYMLIKNPDVNFEGITINGYVDLPGRIVQDQKNARAHAVTWDTQVKKQLLDTLTGIIEYDTTFENYYETIVDAINTGDGETLKEGITDLRGEIQRNQKSAQQLIQELTKLRDAIGQDVRAFGGNKELLQSILKNQGADVESDQKRLDEILGSVNYYKKLESDGFNVMKGAILGLPLIGGIIVLTAQDNLSRLEPTLAELRQTVDYKTTLNRVVGVAYINISEMHKALDDAINALTYMSTQWHDLDSQYSGVLGHINNASQKADQNKFKFLKPNLNAAKDSWKTLKTDAVTLKEGIKELKVEPVTPQK, from the coding sequence ATGATGAAAAAAATTCCTTACAAACTACTCGTTGCATCAGCGTTGTTAACTATGACAACAACTACTGTAGTCTCACCAGTAGCAACTTTTGCAAGTGAAATTGAACAAACTAACAATGGAGATACGTCTCTTTCAGCAAATGAAGCGAAAATGAAAGAAGCCTTGCAAAAGGCTGGGTTATTTGCAAAATCTATGAATGCCTATTCTTATATGTTAATTAAAAATCCAGATGTGAACTTTGAAGGAATTACTATTAATGGATATGTAGATTTACCTGGTAGAATTGTACAAGATCAAAAGAATGCAAGAGCACATGCTGTTACATGGGATACGCAAGTGAAAAAACAGCTTTTAGATACATTAACAGGCATTATTGAATACGATACAACATTTGAAAATTATTATGAAACAATAGTAGATGCGATTAATACAGGGGATGGAGAGACTTTAAAAGAAGGGATTACAGATTTACGAGGTGAAATTCAACGAAACCAAAAGTCTGCACAACAATTAATACAAGAATTAACTAAGTTAAGAGACGCTATTGGACAAGATGTTAGAGCATTTGGAGGCAATAAAGAGCTCTTGCAGTCGATTTTAAAAAACCAAGGTGCTGATGTTGAGTCCGATCAAAAGCGTCTAGATGAAATTTTAGGATCAGTAAACTATTATAAAAAATTAGAGTCTGATGGATTTAATGTAATGAAGGGTGCCATTTTGGGCTTACCATTGATTGGTGGTATAATAGTGCTTACAGCACAAGATAATTTATCCAGGTTAGAGCCTACATTAGCAGAATTACGTCAGACTGTAGATTATAAAACAACATTAAATCGTGTAGTTGGAGTTGCGTATATTAATATTAGTGAGATGCATAAGGCACTTGATGATGCTATTAATGCTCTTACTTATATGTCCACGCAATGGCATGATTTAGATTCTCAATATTCGGGAGTACTGGGACATATTAATAATGCATCTCAAAAAGCTGATCAAAATAAATTTAAATTCTTAAAACCTAACTTGAATGCAGCTAAAGACAGTTGGAAAACATTAAAAACAGATGCTGTCACATTAAAAGAAGGGATAAAAGAATTAAAAGTGGAACCTGTTACTCCACAAAAATAG
- a CDS encoding HBL/NHE enterotoxin family protein, with translation MKKFPFKVLTLATLATVITATTGNTIHAFAQEQTAQEQKIGNYALGPEGLKKALAETGSHILVMDLYAKTMIKQPNVNLSNIDLGSEGGELIKNIHLNQELSRINANYWLDTAKPQIQKTARNIVNYDEQFKNYYDTLVDTVQKKDKAGLKEGINDLITTINTNSKEVTEVIKMLEAFKTKLYTNTTDFKNNVGGPDGKGGLTAILAGKQALIPQLQAEIEQLHSTQKEHFDNVLAWSIGGGLGAAILVIAAIGGAVVIVVTGGTATPAVIGGLSALGAAGIGLGTAAGVTASKHMDSYNEISKKIGELGTKADLASQAVISLTSAKDTLTYLYQTVDQAIMSLTNIQQQWNKMGANYKDLYDNIDQMQEHKLSLIPDDLKAAKQSWNDIHKDAEFISKDIAFTQEKTN, from the coding sequence TCTGGCAACGGTTATAACTGCTACTACCGGTAACACTATTCATGCATTTGCACAAGAACAGACCGCTCAAGAACAGAAAATAGGGAATTATGCATTAGGGCCTGAAGGACTGAAGAAAGCATTGGCTGAAACAGGATCTCATATTCTTGTAATGGATTTGTACGCAAAAACAATGATTAAACAACCGAATGTAAATTTATCCAATATTGATTTAGGTTCAGAAGGGGGAGAATTAATTAAAAATATTCACCTTAATCAGGAACTGTCTCGAATCAATGCGAATTATTGGTTAGATACAGCGAAACCACAGATTCAAAAAACAGCACGTAATATTGTAAATTACGATGAACAATTTAAAAATTATTACGATACATTAGTAGATACTGTACAAAAGAAAGATAAGGCAGGCCTAAAAGAGGGCATAAATGATTTAATCACTACAATTAATACAAATTCAAAAGAAGTTACAGAAGTAATTAAGATGTTAGAAGCTTTCAAAACAAAACTGTATACAAATACTACAGATTTTAAAAATAATGTTGGTGGCCCAGATGGGAAAGGTGGATTAACGGCAATATTAGCGGGAAAACAAGCACTGATTCCACAACTTCAAGCTGAAATTGAGCAGCTACATTCTACTCAGAAAGAGCATTTTGACAATGTATTAGCATGGTCAATTGGTGGTGGATTGGGAGCAGCCATTTTAGTTATTGCAGCCATTGGAGGAGCGGTAGTAATTGTTGTGACTGGCGGTACAGCAACACCGGCTGTTATTGGTGGCCTTTCGGCTCTCGGTGCAGCTGGTATCGGTTTAGGAACAGCAGCTGGTGTCACGGCGTCTAAGCATATGGACTCCTATAACGAAATTTCTAAAAAAATCGGAGAATTAGGTACGAAAGCCGATCTTGCTAGCCAAGCAGTTATTTCGCTTACTAGCGCGAAAGACACTTTGACATATCTGTATCAGACAGTGGATCAAGCGATAATGTCTCTAACAAATATTCAACAACAATGGAATAAAATGGGGGCCAATTATAAAGATTTATATGATAATATCGACCAAATGCAAGAACATAAACTCTCTTTAATACCTGATGATTTAAAGGCTGCTAAGCAAAGTTGGAATGATATTCATAAAGATGCAGAATTTATTTCGAAAGACATCGCTTTTACACAAGAAAAAACGAACTAA